A stretch of Paenibacillus peoriae DNA encodes these proteins:
- the thrB gene encoding homoserine kinase encodes MTVLKTARVRVPASTANLGPGFDTLGMALSLYAWIEMKEAEQTAFHLYGDEMNGVPQDKTNLIFKVAQMVFRETGVSVPELDISMYSDIPLTRGLGSSASAIVGALVAANTLIGSPLPDSKLFDMASAIEKHPDNVGASLFGGIITAMWDGERARHLRLEPDTNLEVMVVIPDFQLSTSKAREVLPAQVSLKDAVYNISHASMLVAALASGRTDLIAEAMRDQLHQPYRAALVPGMAEILQDAHHYGALGVALSGAGPTLLALTDRRENRKAELEQYLTDTMNKEGITASVLKLRPEDEGVKVYTEGNTLPFMDMIKGELTI; translated from the coding sequence ATGACCGTTTTAAAAACAGCAAGAGTGCGTGTGCCCGCGAGTACGGCCAACTTGGGTCCGGGCTTTGATACATTGGGCATGGCGTTGTCCTTATATGCATGGATTGAAATGAAGGAGGCCGAACAGACGGCTTTTCATTTATACGGAGATGAAATGAATGGTGTTCCCCAAGATAAAACTAATCTGATTTTCAAGGTAGCACAAATGGTTTTTCGGGAAACGGGTGTATCAGTTCCTGAGCTCGATATTTCGATGTACTCAGATATTCCACTCACTCGTGGTTTGGGCAGCAGTGCTTCCGCCATTGTGGGCGCCTTGGTCGCTGCAAATACGTTGATTGGCTCGCCTCTGCCGGATTCCAAGTTGTTCGATATGGCAAGCGCCATTGAAAAACATCCGGATAATGTTGGAGCTTCTCTGTTTGGCGGTATTATTACAGCGATGTGGGACGGTGAGCGTGCTAGGCATTTACGACTTGAACCGGATACCAATCTGGAGGTTATGGTAGTTATTCCAGATTTTCAGCTGTCCACGTCGAAAGCCAGAGAGGTTCTACCCGCACAAGTATCATTGAAGGATGCTGTATATAATATAAGTCATGCTTCCATGCTGGTAGCAGCATTGGCATCAGGGCGAACCGACTTAATCGCTGAAGCGATGCGTGATCAGCTTCATCAGCCTTACCGCGCGGCACTTGTGCCAGGTATGGCAGAGATCTTGCAGGATGCGCACCATTATGGTGCTTTGGGTGTGGCTCTAAGTGGGGCTGGACCAACGTTGCTGGCATTGACAGATCGGCGGGAAAATCGGAAAGCAGAGCTGGAGCAGTATTTAACGGATACCATGAACAAAGAGGGGATCACTGCTTCTGTTTTAAAATTGCGCCCTGAGGATGAAGGAGTTAAAGTATATACAGAAGGGAATACTCTCCCTTTTATGGATATGATTAAAGGGGAACTTACGATATGA
- a CDS encoding Rne/Rng family ribonuclease — MKQMIVQCQQQMTQMALLEEGRLVEYAAELPRKRGILGSFFKARVVNVLPGMQAAFVDIGQRKNAFLYVDDVLHAHLDKQPEVKPSISEVLKVGQEIVVQVLKEAVGSKGARVTTHFSLPGRWIVYMPRADYVAVSKKIEREGERTRLKAMGEQLRTSEEGLIIRTVSEDMSIEAIENDLNQLRKQWAAIQRKAGEHSAPCELHRDLSIVQRLIRDVFTPEQDELVIDSEEQAKDAEIMLQQIGPAKAHVSIFRGAEETIFKAYGIHEQLERDFARKVWLQGGGYIVIDHTEALTVIDVNTGKFTGGSNLEETVTRTNIEAAEEIARLVRVRDIGGIIIIDFIDMEQEENRREVSSVLEARLKKDRTKSYVVGWTRLGLLEMTRKKVREEKTLV, encoded by the coding sequence ATGAAGCAAATGATTGTACAATGCCAGCAGCAGATGACCCAAATGGCGCTGTTGGAAGAGGGACGATTGGTTGAATATGCGGCTGAACTACCGCGAAAACGGGGGATTCTAGGTTCTTTTTTCAAAGCGAGGGTGGTCAATGTGCTACCAGGTATGCAAGCCGCCTTTGTTGACATTGGACAGCGAAAGAATGCCTTTTTGTACGTAGATGACGTACTTCACGCTCATTTGGACAAGCAGCCGGAGGTAAAGCCATCCATTTCTGAAGTGTTAAAGGTGGGGCAGGAAATTGTAGTACAGGTATTAAAAGAGGCAGTTGGTAGCAAAGGAGCCAGGGTCACCACTCATTTTTCACTTCCGGGTCGCTGGATCGTATATATGCCCCGTGCTGATTATGTGGCCGTATCCAAGAAGATCGAACGTGAGGGCGAGCGCACCCGTTTGAAAGCAATGGGAGAGCAGCTACGCACAAGTGAGGAAGGACTCATAATCCGTACCGTTTCGGAGGACATGAGTATAGAGGCGATTGAAAATGATCTGAATCAACTACGTAAGCAGTGGGCGGCTATTCAGCGTAAAGCTGGTGAACACTCGGCTCCGTGCGAATTACACCGGGATTTAAGTATTGTTCAGCGATTGATTCGGGATGTGTTTACACCTGAACAGGATGAACTGGTTATTGACAGTGAAGAGCAAGCAAAGGATGCAGAAATCATGCTGCAACAGATTGGTCCTGCGAAAGCTCATGTAAGTATATTTCGTGGTGCAGAAGAAACGATTTTTAAAGCTTATGGCATTCATGAGCAGCTGGAACGCGATTTTGCGCGAAAGGTATGGCTGCAGGGCGGTGGATACATTGTCATTGATCATACGGAGGCACTAACCGTCATTGATGTGAATACCGGGAAGTTTACGGGAGGCAGTAATCTGGAAGAAACGGTAACCCGGACTAACATTGAAGCAGCTGAAGAGATTGCCCGCCTGGTACGTGTGCGTGATATTGGTGGTATCATCATCATTGATTTTATTGACATGGAACAAGAGGAGAACCGTCGGGAAGTATCCTCTGTGCTGGAAGCAAGATTGAAGAAGGATCGGACCAAATCTTATGTTGTCGGTTGGACGCGGTTAGGTTTGCTGGAAATGACCCGCAAAAAAGTGCGTGAAGAAAAGACGCTCGTGTAG
- a CDS encoding homoserine dehydrogenase, whose protein sequence is MKPVKVGLLGLGTVGTGVVRIVEGNQEDLSRQVGSPIIIEKIAVKNIEKYRSIEVETSKLTEDPWEVIRDPEIDVIIEVMGGVDQTKEYILEALERGKHIVTANKDLMALHGSEVLAKAQEKQCDIFYEASVAGGIPIIRTLIEGFSSDRITRIMGIVNGTTNFILTKMSQEGASYEEVLKEAQELGYAESDPTSDVEGLDAARKMAILGTLGFRSNVELKDVSVSGISKVTSEDIAFAKKLGYEMKLLGIAERQGDEFTINVQPTMVRKQHPLASVNGVFNAVYVHGEAVGETMFYGAGAGEMPTATSVVADLVAVVKNLKLGVNGLKAIVPYNPKKISNDEDVYFKNFVLLHVDDKAGVLARITQVFAEFDVSLASVVQQPNEVNPDAEIIIVTHLASKASMKKVLEHFETLDVIRRIKSVYRVEG, encoded by the coding sequence ATGAAACCGGTCAAAGTAGGATTGTTAGGTTTGGGGACGGTAGGAACGGGGGTCGTTCGAATCGTAGAAGGCAATCAGGAAGACTTGAGCAGACAAGTCGGTTCACCGATCATCATTGAAAAAATAGCTGTAAAAAACATAGAAAAATATCGTTCCATTGAAGTGGAGACGAGCAAACTTACTGAGGACCCATGGGAAGTTATTCGGGACCCTGAAATTGATGTAATTATCGAAGTCATGGGCGGCGTTGATCAGACGAAGGAGTACATTCTTGAAGCGCTGGAGCGGGGTAAACACATCGTAACGGCAAATAAGGACTTAATGGCTTTGCACGGTTCTGAAGTATTAGCAAAGGCGCAGGAAAAGCAGTGTGATATTTTTTATGAAGCGAGTGTAGCGGGTGGTATCCCGATCATTCGTACACTAATTGAAGGTTTCTCCTCCGACCGCATTACCCGCATTATGGGGATTGTGAACGGTACGACAAACTTTATTTTAACCAAAATGAGTCAGGAAGGGGCCTCGTACGAGGAAGTTCTCAAGGAAGCACAGGAGCTTGGGTATGCTGAATCCGATCCGACCTCAGATGTGGAAGGACTGGATGCAGCCCGTAAAATGGCAATTCTCGGCACGCTGGGTTTCCGCTCTAATGTAGAGCTCAAGGATGTAAGTGTCAGCGGCATTTCAAAGGTAACCAGTGAAGATATTGCTTTTGCTAAAAAACTAGGATATGAAATGAAATTGCTAGGCATTGCAGAGCGCCAGGGTGATGAATTTACGATTAACGTTCAGCCGACCATGGTACGCAAGCAACATCCATTGGCTTCGGTGAACGGGGTATTCAACGCGGTGTATGTGCATGGTGAAGCAGTGGGTGAAACCATGTTTTATGGTGCGGGTGCAGGTGAAATGCCGACGGCAACATCAGTTGTAGCCGATTTAGTTGCTGTAGTGAAAAATCTCAAACTTGGTGTCAATGGGCTTAAAGCCATCGTTCCTTACAACCCTAAAAAAATTAGTAACGACGAAGATGTGTATTTCAAAAACTTCGTGCTTCTGCATGTGGATGATAAAGCAGGGGTGTTGGCACGGATTACGCAAGTATTTGCTGAATTTGATGTCAGTCTGGCATCTGTTGTGCAGCAACCGAATGAGGTTAACCCCGATGCTGAAATTATTATCGTGACTCATTTAGCCAGTAAAGCAAGTATGAAAAAGGTTTTGGAGCATTTTGAAACTTTGGACGTCATCCGTCGCATCAAGAGCGTATATCGAGTAGAGGGATAG
- a CDS encoding LysM peptidoglycan-binding domain-containing protein: MKIHIVKKGDTLYLLAQKYNVTLEKVIAANPQLADPNQLSIGEKIKIPTEPVTMETQPSTVYQHKVKQGDSLWKLSKAWNVPLKLIIDANSQLKNPNALLVGETVNIPHYKEENSDFTENKKNTAVKEEMTQPKPESPTKQELTQPKAEMTQPEPENMPSPKEEMTQPKETVNPPKLPELKLPEVPMAPVNPAPPQMQPIVTPPAPPQMQPIVTQPIASKPQLPTTVVKQPVAEKFCGCTKSEPMVNSEWSIQQPTSDYSPQINAMPNSWYPGIGSPQAPINTSLAEYASPTVVSDQGYHHDCEHPWCWGPVQTPIINAYPTPYPAYSDCCAPGYYPSHEASENASYPVYPPFIHQGHPPQYSESTVQSSQWSQAWGGPPYGLPAAGHVSDYSQLQGQQSANSPYHPFAHGNAPMYPLEGYTTPYMFMPDCGCREENVQSAPAIPGTQEVGNNLTIASQNEIDSSSKTKDRSVSKGKSKDSSGSTSKEETSKVKVSSKNATNKKQKSRNSTGGETRSSSFSARSRKNPWIRD, from the coding sequence GTGAAAATACACATCGTCAAAAAAGGTGACACTCTGTACTTGCTGGCACAGAAGTATAATGTGACGCTGGAGAAAGTTATTGCCGCCAATCCCCAATTGGCAGACCCTAATCAGTTGAGCATCGGAGAGAAAATTAAAATTCCGACAGAGCCTGTCACGATGGAAACACAGCCGTCAACGGTATATCAACACAAGGTTAAGCAAGGAGACTCATTGTGGAAGTTGTCTAAGGCGTGGAATGTACCGCTCAAGCTAATTATTGATGCCAATTCCCAGCTTAAAAACCCGAACGCACTACTGGTTGGAGAAACAGTTAATATTCCACACTACAAAGAAGAGAATTCTGATTTTACTGAGAATAAAAAAAATACCGCAGTCAAAGAAGAGATGACACAGCCTAAACCTGAATCCCCCACTAAGCAAGAACTTACCCAGCCCAAGGCAGAGATGACACAGCCTGAGCCGGAGAATATGCCTAGCCCTAAAGAGGAGATGACACAGCCGAAAGAAACAGTGAATCCTCCTAAGCTTCCTGAATTAAAACTGCCTGAAGTTCCTATGGCACCCGTAAATCCCGCTCCACCTCAAATGCAGCCCATAGTTACACCACCTGCTCCACCTCAAATGCAACCTATAGTTACCCAACCGATTGCATCTAAGCCACAGCTTCCTACAACTGTTGTGAAGCAACCTGTAGCTGAAAAGTTTTGCGGCTGCACAAAATCGGAGCCGATGGTAAATTCCGAGTGGTCGATACAACAGCCGACATCTGATTACAGCCCACAAATAAATGCAATGCCGAACTCGTGGTATCCGGGGATTGGGTCTCCTCAAGCGCCTATAAATACCTCCTTAGCAGAATATGCCTCTCCTACTGTAGTTTCTGATCAGGGCTATCATCATGACTGTGAGCATCCATGGTGCTGGGGGCCTGTGCAGACACCAATTATAAATGCCTATCCAACACCTTATCCTGCCTATTCAGATTGCTGCGCCCCCGGATATTATCCGAGCCATGAAGCGTCTGAAAATGCATCCTATCCTGTCTATCCTCCATTTATCCATCAAGGGCATCCGCCGCAGTATTCAGAGAGTACAGTCCAGAGCAGTCAATGGAGCCAGGCATGGGGAGGACCTCCATATGGTTTGCCTGCGGCTGGACACGTATCCGACTATAGCCAACTACAAGGGCAACAATCTGCGAATTCCCCTTATCATCCGTTTGCGCATGGGAATGCACCTATGTATCCATTAGAGGGATATACAACACCCTATATGTTTATGCCAGACTGTGGATGCCGGGAAGAGAACGTCCAGTCGGCACCAGCAATTCCAGGAACGCAGGAGGTAGGTAACAATCTGACTATAGCATCCCAAAATGAAATTGATTCTTCTTCTAAAACAAAGGATCGTAGCGTGAGTAAAGGTAAATCAAAAGACAGCTCTGGCAGCACATCCAAAGAAGAGACGTCCAAAGTCAAGGTTTCCAGTAAAAATGCTACTAATAAGAAGCAAAAATCCCGTAATTCAACTGGAGGAGAAACTCGTTCCTCATCCTTTAGTGCTCGTTCGCGTAAAAATCCATGGATTAGGGACTGA
- a CDS encoding Spo0B domain-containing protein, translating to MFQRIRAPYLALGSILIPLVFSLLYPEVLTIILLAVWSVVAACFGMWYTNRQVEYERKAALRSFERTAIAMLNHHRHDWMNDLQVLYGYIRMNKHDKSVAYVETIKGRVAEDSKISKLGIPSLVFYLQSFRVNAGNLQLSVQVEEQLKLDAVMSPEDGESLASAVIETVRAYQYGGGRSSWGEVRRLTLYFGMDQNDVIVRFEGSDIPADLNILKRVRSVPGSERIRTEKLPTGEMFQIRMQCQT from the coding sequence ATGTTCCAGCGGATAAGAGCGCCTTATCTGGCGTTGGGTTCCATTCTGATTCCTTTGGTTTTTTCACTGCTCTATCCCGAAGTATTAACGATTATCTTATTAGCAGTATGGTCTGTAGTTGCTGCATGTTTTGGTATGTGGTATACGAATAGACAGGTTGAGTATGAGCGGAAAGCTGCTTTGCGTTCTTTTGAGCGTACAGCGATTGCAATGCTTAACCATCATCGGCATGACTGGATGAATGACTTGCAGGTGCTTTATGGATATATTCGCATGAATAAGCATGATAAATCTGTTGCTTATGTGGAAACAATAAAAGGGCGCGTGGCGGAAGACAGTAAAATATCTAAGTTGGGTATTCCCTCACTGGTGTTTTATTTACAGTCTTTTCGCGTGAACGCCGGTAATTTACAGTTGTCGGTACAGGTTGAGGAGCAGTTAAAGTTAGACGCTGTCATGTCTCCCGAAGACGGCGAGTCGCTTGCCTCGGCCGTCATAGAAACGGTGCGTGCGTATCAATATGGCGGGGGCCGGTCGTCCTGGGGAGAAGTGCGCAGATTGACACTTTATTTCGGTATGGATCAGAATGATGTTATCGTCCGTTTTGAAGGAAGTGACATACCTGCGGATTTGAATATCCTTAAGCGGGTCAGATCCGTACCCGGAAGTGAACGCATTCGAACAGAGAAGCTCCCTACGGGCGAAATGTTTCAAATTCGGATGCAGTGCCAGACATAA
- a CDS encoding ribosomal-processing cysteine protease Prp codes for MIIVRITRLEDGSIQGFSVKGHANFAKSGEDIVCAGVSAVTVGTVNSIGALTDVEMETEMENGFLSAYLSPESYHDANAQVQLLLESMVIMLTSIAESYGKYIQIENNQRRR; via the coding sequence GTGATTATCGTGCGTATTACACGACTGGAGGATGGCAGCATACAGGGGTTTTCCGTTAAAGGACATGCAAATTTCGCTAAATCTGGCGAGGATATCGTATGTGCTGGCGTTTCGGCGGTAACAGTAGGAACTGTCAATTCGATTGGAGCTCTTACGGACGTTGAGATGGAAACGGAAATGGAAAACGGCTTTTTAAGCGCGTATCTTTCTCCTGAAAGTTATCATGATGCGAACGCACAGGTTCAACTGTTGCTGGAGTCCATGGTGATTATGCTGACAAGCATTGCTGAATCATACGGTAAGTATATTCAAATAGAAAATAATCAAAGAAGGAGGTAG
- the rpmA gene encoding 50S ribosomal protein L27 — MLKLTLDLQLFASKKGVGSTKNGRDSKSKRLGVKRADGQAVTGGSILVRQRGTKIHPGTNVGIGKDDTLFAKVDGVVKFERWGRDRKKVSIYPIDVAPVAATVEA, encoded by the coding sequence ATGTTGAAATTGACATTGGATCTTCAATTATTCGCATCGAAAAAAGGTGTAGGTTCCACAAAAAACGGACGTGACAGTAAATCGAAACGTCTTGGAGTGAAACGTGCTGACGGTCAAGCAGTTACCGGCGGTAGCATCCTGGTTCGTCAACGCGGAACGAAAATTCACCCGGGCACGAACGTGGGCATCGGTAAGGACGACACCCTGTTCGCGAAAGTGGACGGCGTTGTGAAGTTCGAACGTTGGGGCCGTGATCGCAAAAAGGTGAGCATCTACCCGATCGACGTTGCTCCAGTAGCAGCTACTGTAGAAGCTTAA
- a CDS encoding ACT domain-containing protein, which produces MKERYYLVREDILPEAIVKTIQVKLLLASGDVKTVHDAVEQVGLSRSAFYKYKDGIHLVNQLERERIVNISIDLEHQSGMLSRVLGRVADFGGNVLTIQQSIPLQGRANVVISVEMSRLSEELGVLLEGLEDISGVKRVRLIGQG; this is translated from the coding sequence TTGAAAGAGCGCTATTACTTGGTACGGGAAGATATTTTGCCTGAAGCTATTGTTAAGACCATACAGGTGAAACTGCTGCTGGCTTCAGGAGATGTTAAAACCGTGCATGATGCCGTCGAGCAAGTTGGGCTAAGCCGAAGCGCCTTTTATAAATATAAGGATGGCATACATTTGGTTAACCAGCTGGAGCGTGAGCGAATTGTTAATATCTCTATTGATTTGGAACATCAATCCGGAATGTTGTCCAGGGTACTTGGCAGAGTGGCAGATTTCGGAGGCAATGTGCTGACGATTCAGCAAAGTATTCCACTGCAAGGCAGAGCCAACGTAGTCATCTCGGTAGAAATGTCCAGACTCAGTGAAGAGTTGGGTGTTCTACTGGAGGGCTTGGAAGATATCTCTGGAGTCAAACGTGTTCGCCTGATTGGGCAAGGTTAA
- the pheA gene encoding prephenate dehydratase, translating into MKRIALLPEGTVSHEAIKYLLGDTSHELLFYKHIADVFQAVDKGQADYSVIPIENTIDGSVSLHMDWLVHEVDIQMQAEWVYPSIQNLIGHRSEFTKDLDKLDLSKVVKIMSHPVALPQCKEFIQASAPQAELESAGSTAEAVEIVKHNPGKGWTALGTKLAAAKHGLDILASKVTDHDNNFTRFVLIGHQPISLPGTPEGQRTSILVTPPQDFPGALHQVLSAFAWRRLNLSRIESRPTKKQLGNYYFYIEVLESLHSVLLPAAFAEIEALGCHVRVLGSYPSYKYVEAAIEPILKEH; encoded by the coding sequence ATGAAACGAATTGCACTTCTTCCTGAGGGGACTGTTTCTCATGAAGCGATTAAGTATTTGTTAGGAGATACGTCCCATGAATTACTTTTTTACAAACATATCGCGGACGTATTTCAGGCAGTAGACAAGGGTCAGGCAGACTATAGTGTAATTCCCATTGAAAATACGATTGATGGCTCTGTAAGTTTGCATATGGATTGGCTTGTACATGAAGTAGACATTCAAATGCAGGCGGAATGGGTATATCCTTCAATTCAAAATCTTATTGGTCATCGCAGTGAATTTACGAAGGATTTGGACAAGCTAGATTTGAGCAAAGTGGTCAAAATTATGTCTCATCCTGTGGCGCTTCCCCAGTGTAAAGAATTCATACAGGCTTCCGCTCCTCAGGCCGAGTTGGAGAGTGCAGGAAGTACGGCGGAAGCTGTCGAAATTGTTAAACATAACCCCGGTAAAGGCTGGACCGCTCTCGGAACCAAGCTTGCGGCTGCCAAACACGGATTGGATATTTTGGCCAGCAAAGTGACGGATCACGATAACAACTTTACCCGCTTTGTCTTGATCGGTCATCAACCTATAAGTCTCCCGGGTACGCCTGAAGGTCAGCGAACCAGTATTTTGGTCACGCCGCCGCAGGATTTCCCGGGAGCGCTGCATCAGGTTTTATCCGCATTTGCATGGCGCAGGTTAAATCTGTCCCGTATTGAATCGCGTCCGACCAAAAAGCAATTGGGGAATTACTATTTTTACATTGAAGTTTTGGAATCTCTGCATTCCGTGCTACTTCCGGCAGCCTTTGCAGAGATCGAGGCTTTGGGGTGCCATGTACGTGTTCTTGGCTCTTATCCAAGCTACAAGTATGTTGAAGCAGCGATCGAACCTATTTTAAAGGAACATTAA
- the obgE gene encoding GTPase ObgE yields the protein MFVDKAKIFVKGGDGGDGLIAFRREKYVPEGGPGGGDGGNGGDVIFRVDEGLRTLMDFRYQRHFKAQRGVKGRNKSQHGANAEHMIVRIPPGTVIIDDDTGEVVADMTRHGQQVVVAKGGRGGRGNIRFATPSNPAPELAENGAEGQERYITLELKVMADVGLVGFPSVGKSTLLSVVSSAKPKIGAYHFTTITPNLGVVDVGDHRNFVMADLPGLIEGAHEGIGLGHEFLRHIERTRIIIHVVDMAGSEGRDPFEDWTKINDELKQYNSALAERPQIVAANKMDMPEAEENLAHFKEQIASIRPDLEIMPISSLTRQGVKELLYRAADLLDQIPDEPVVEEVAEVNERKVFKLDTAEDEGFTIVRENDTFVVQSPKIERMMKRMQLNSHDAILKLARTLRHMGVDAELRKRGAKDGTSVRIADFEFEFVEGSSYY from the coding sequence ATGTTTGTAGATAAAGCGAAGATTTTTGTTAAAGGCGGAGACGGCGGAGACGGATTAATTGCGTTTCGTCGTGAGAAATACGTTCCTGAAGGTGGCCCAGGTGGTGGTGACGGAGGGAACGGTGGAGATGTAATTTTCCGTGTAGATGAGGGTTTGCGTACCTTGATGGATTTTCGGTACCAACGACATTTTAAAGCCCAGCGTGGAGTGAAAGGTCGTAACAAAAGTCAACACGGAGCCAATGCGGAGCACATGATCGTACGTATACCGCCGGGAACGGTCATCATAGATGATGATACTGGTGAAGTAGTAGCAGATATGACACGTCATGGTCAACAAGTCGTCGTAGCTAAAGGAGGACGCGGAGGGCGCGGGAACATCCGTTTTGCTACGCCGAGTAATCCAGCGCCTGAGTTGGCTGAGAACGGTGCAGAGGGACAAGAACGTTATATCACGCTTGAGTTAAAAGTAATGGCTGATGTAGGCTTGGTCGGGTTTCCTAGTGTTGGGAAGTCTACCTTGTTGTCGGTTGTATCTTCCGCAAAACCGAAAATTGGGGCCTACCACTTTACAACGATTACTCCGAATTTGGGTGTTGTGGATGTGGGTGATCATCGTAATTTTGTGATGGCGGATTTGCCTGGTTTAATTGAAGGGGCTCATGAAGGTATTGGGCTGGGACATGAATTTCTGCGGCACATTGAGCGGACGCGTATTATTATCCATGTCGTGGATATGGCGGGCTCCGAAGGACGTGACCCGTTTGAAGATTGGACTAAAATTAACGACGAATTGAAGCAATATAATTCAGCATTGGCTGAGCGTCCGCAAATTGTGGCGGCCAATAAAATGGATATGCCGGAAGCTGAAGAAAACCTGGCTCACTTCAAAGAGCAGATTGCTTCTATACGTCCTGATCTTGAAATCATGCCTATTTCCTCACTGACACGTCAAGGTGTGAAGGAACTGCTCTACCGGGCTGCTGATTTGCTGGATCAAATACCGGACGAGCCGGTTGTTGAGGAAGTAGCAGAAGTTAATGAACGTAAGGTATTTAAGCTGGATACAGCAGAAGACGAGGGCTTTACAATTGTACGTGAAAACGATACATTCGTGGTGCAGAGCCCTAAAATTGAGCGCATGATGAAGCGCATGCAGTTGAACTCGCATGATGCCATTTTGAAATTAGCAAGAACGTTACGCCACATGGGTGTGGATGCTGAGTTACGCAAGCGTGGCGCCAAAGATGGTACATCTGTACGCATTGCTGATTTCGAGTTCGAATTTGTTGAAGGCAGCAGCTACTACTAA
- the ilvE gene encoding branched-chain-amino-acid transaminase: protein MAEQWIYLDGQHVTKENAKVSVYDHGFLYGDGIFEGIRIYNGNIFKCKEHLERLYDSAKSIQLNIPLSPDEMLEAMAETIRLNEMRNGYIRLIVSRGAGNLGLDPLRCAKASVIIIVEQLAIYPEEAYLTGLKTISVSQRRNIPDALNPKIKSLNYLNNILVKIQSNYAGVGEAIMLNSQGYVTEGSADNIFIVKNGVLYTPPCYLGALEGITRNAIIDLCAKLGYSLKEQPFTLHDVYVADEVFFTGTAAEVIAAYEVDGRTIGSGVAGPVTLELLAEFRKIVDQDGYKVWQD from the coding sequence ATGGCAGAACAATGGATCTATCTGGATGGGCAGCATGTGACTAAGGAAAACGCAAAGGTTTCCGTATATGATCATGGATTCTTGTACGGAGACGGTATATTTGAGGGCATTCGTATCTATAACGGGAATATTTTTAAATGTAAGGAGCACTTGGAGCGTCTGTATGATTCTGCGAAATCCATTCAGTTAAACATTCCGTTGTCTCCTGATGAAATGTTGGAAGCAATGGCTGAAACGATTCGTCTTAACGAAATGCGTAACGGATATATCCGTCTGATTGTATCCCGAGGTGCAGGAAATCTAGGTTTAGATCCTCTTCGTTGTGCGAAGGCGAGTGTCATCATTATCGTGGAGCAGCTCGCCATTTACCCGGAAGAAGCTTACTTGACTGGCCTGAAGACAATTTCTGTCTCTCAGCGTCGCAACATCCCGGATGCTTTGAATCCGAAGATTAAATCATTGAACTATCTCAACAATATCCTCGTGAAGATCCAGTCTAACTATGCTGGTGTAGGTGAGGCTATTATGCTCAATTCCCAAGGGTATGTGACGGAGGGCTCTGCAGACAACATTTTCATTGTCAAAAACGGAGTGTTGTATACACCTCCTTGCTATTTGGGGGCGCTTGAAGGGATCACTCGTAATGCTATTATCGATTTGTGTGCTAAGCTTGGGTACTCCCTTAAGGAACAACCTTTTACACTGCATGATGTATATGTTGCGGACGAGGTGTTTTTTACAGGAACTGCGGCAGAAGTTATTGCAGCTTATGAAGTGGATGGTCGTACGATCGGCTCTGGCGTTGCTGGCCCAGTAACTTTGGAGCTCCTGGCTGAGTTCCGGAAGATCGTGGATCAGGATGGCTACAAAGTGTGGCAGGACTAA
- the rplU gene encoding 50S ribosomal protein L21: protein MYAIIETGGKQYKVQEGDVLFIEKLEANDGETVTFDRVLAVSGDNGLTAGTPLLSGASVTAKVEKHGQGQKVIVYKYKPKKNYHVKQGHRQPYTKVTIEKIQA, encoded by the coding sequence ATGTACGCAATTATCGAAACAGGTGGTAAGCAATACAAAGTTCAAGAGGGCGACGTATTGTTCATCGAGAAGTTGGAAGCTAATGATGGTGAAACTGTAACGTTCGATCGTGTTCTGGCAGTGTCCGGCGACAATGGCTTGACAGCAGGTACACCGCTTCTTTCTGGAGCTTCTGTAACAGCTAAAGTTGAGAAGCATGGTCAAGGTCAAAAGGTCATCGTATACAAATACAAACCTAAAAAGAACTACCATGTGAAGCAAGGTCATCGTCAACCGTACACGAAAGTGACGATTGAAAAAATCCAAGCGTAA